In Musa acuminata AAA Group cultivar baxijiao chromosome BXJ3-11, Cavendish_Baxijiao_AAA, whole genome shotgun sequence, one DNA window encodes the following:
- the LOC103972124 gene encoding uncharacterized protein LOC103972124 isoform X6, with protein MELRRWGFLLLVASSIQFISISFPARGQPSNSQEVRGEGYCSMYGICGQRSDGKVLSCPNRTHSVKPDKVLSSKIQSLCPTISGNVCCSPDQFDILRGQVQQVIPLLVGCPACLRNFLNLFCELVCSPNQSLFTNVTSVKKVNGNRMAVDAIDFYVTHYFGEQLFNSCKDVKFGTMNTRAMDFIGAGAKNYPEWFAYLGHQANSNEPGSPYAITFRSKSNDSSGMMPMNVTAYSCVDSSLGCSCGDCPSSSVCFDSLPPAPHVKQFCSIKIVSLKVKCLDLSLAIGYLFLISAFLLWGFVYRKERTDTLRTKPSINVNEESKLNSDEKQEILCISQISEAPPVVKAQQPVAQRYMSNFFRKYGSFVSKHPTLVLCLSLAVPLLLCLGLIHFEVETRPEKLWVGPGSKTAKEKQFFDSTLAPFYRIEQLILASILDSNGERAPSIVTDKNLKLLFELQKKVDGLRANYSGSMVSLTDICLKPLGRNCATQSVLQYFKMDPQNYDAYGGLDHVQYCFQHFSSAEKCLSEFQAPLDPSTALGGFSGSNYSEALAFVITYPVNNELDKKSTEYAKSVAWEKAFIRLMQDELVPMVQPQNLTLSFSSESSIEEELKRESTADVITILVSYLVMFAYISITLGDRCQLSSSFVSSKVLLGLSGVVLVMLSVLGSVGFYSIIGVKSTLIIMEVIPFLVLAVGVDNMCILVHAVKRQPLELVLEERISNALVEVGPSITLASLSEVMAFAVGSFIPMPACRVFSMFAALAVLLDFILQVTAFVSLIIFDFLRAEDDRVDCVPCIRLASSSSADEGIVKQDLGLLTRYMKDVHAPLLSLQGVKIVVVAVFFGFAFASIALCTRVQPGLEQKVVLPRDSYLQSYFDDIAKYLRVGPPLYFVLKDFNYSLESRNTNQICSISQCDPNSFLNEITKASLVPSSSYIAKPAASWLDDFLIWLSPEAFSCCREFLNGSYCPPDDQPPCCQPNDGLCTTGVECKDCTTICMMADHQQCNSWKSFHGFSVLCHLLIVPRVVKELTQTV; from the exons ACACACTCTGTGAAG CCAGACAAGGTGCTTTCTTCAAAGATCCAGAGTTTGTGCCCAACAATCAGTGGCAACGTGTGTTGTTCTCCGGATCAGTTTGACATATTACGTGGCCAAGTCCAGCAA GTAATTCCCCTTCTTGTGGGTTGCCCAGCTTGCTTGAGAAACTTTTTGAATCTCTTTTGTGAGCTTGTTTGCTCTCCCAATCAAAGCCTATTTACTAATGTGACATCAGTCAAGAAG GTGAATGGTAATAGGATGGCTGTTGATGCAATAGATTTTTATGTAACTCATTACTTTGGAGAGCAATTATTTAACTCATGCAAGGATGTGAAGTTTGGTACTATGAATACTCGTGCAATGGATTTTATTGGTGCTGGCGCCAAAAATTATCCTG AGTGGTTTGCATATCTTGGTCATCAAGCAAATTCTAATGAACCTGGCTCACCCTATGCAATTACTTTTCGATCAAAGTCTAATGACTCATCTGGAATGATGCCTATGAATGTAACTGCTTATTCATGTGTTGACTCttctttgggctgttcttgtggtgATTGTCCTTCATCTTCTGTATGCTTTGATTCTTTGCCACCAGCTCCACATGTGAAACAATTTTGTTCAATCAAAATTGTTTCTTTAAAG GTCAAATGTTTGGATTTGTCATTAGCAATTGGGTACCTTTTCTTAATTTCTGCTTTTCTACTATGGGGTTTTGTATACAGAAAAGAAAGAACTGATACCTTAAGAACAAAACCTTCAATCAATGTGAATGAAGAGAGCAAGCTCAATTCTGATGAAAAGCAGGAAATTCTTTGCATTTCACAG aTATCTGAAGCACCTCCAGTAGTTAAGGCACAGCAACCTGTTGCTCAACGTTATATGTCAAACTTCTTCAG GAAGTATGGAAGTTTTGTTTCCAAACATCCAACTCTTGTTTTGTGCTTATCATTGGCTGTTCCTCTTCTTCTATGCCTAGGACTTATCCATTTCGAGGTGGAAACTCGTCCTGAGAAG CTATGGGTTGGTCCTGGAAGTAAGACTgcaaaagaaaaacaattttttgaTAGCACCCTTGCTCCTTTCTACAGAATTGAACAG CTTATATTAGCAAGTATTCTGGATTCAAATGGTGAGAGAGCACCAAGTATTGTGACTGACAAAAACCTAAAGTTACTTTTTGAATTACAAAAGAAG gtTGATGGGCTTCGTGCAAATTATTCTGGATCCATGGTTTCCCTAACTGATATCTGCTTGAAGCCACTTGGTAGAAATTGCGCCACTCAGAGTGTTCTGCAG TATTTCAAAATGGATCCCCAAAACTATGATGCATATGGAGGTTTAGACCATGTTCAATACTGTTTTCAG CATTTCTCTTCTGCCGAAAAATGCTTGAGTGAGTTTCAAGCTCCTCTTGATCCCAGCACAGCATTAGGGGGATTTTCAGGAAGTAATTACTCAGAG GCCTTGGCTTTTGTAATAACTTATCCCGTGAACAATGAGCTTGATAAAAAAAGCACTGAATATGCAAAGTCTGTTGCCTGGGAGAAGGCTTTCATTCGCTTAATGCAG GATGAGCTTGTACCAATGGTGCAGCCACAGAATCTTACACTTTCTTTTTCATCAGAAAGCTCTATTGAGGAAGAATTAAAAAGAGAAAGTACTGCTGATGTGATAACTATATTG GTGAGCTATCTTGTAATGTTTGCTTACATATCCATCACACTGGGAGACAGATGTCAATTGTCATCTTCCTTTGTTTCTTCTAAG gtgCTTCTTGGCCTGTCTGGAGTAGTTCTGGTTATGCTTTCTGTTCTTGGATCAGTTGGGTTCTATAGTATCATTGGAGTTAAGTCGACACTCATCATAATGGAAGTGATACCTTTTCTTGTTTTGGCT GTTGGAGTGGATAACATGTGTATTCTTGTACATGCTGTTAAACGCCAACCATTAGAGTTGGTTTTAGAAGAACGGATAAGTAATGCACTCGTGGAAGTTGGGCCATCTATCACCCTTGCTAGTTTGTCTGAAGTTATGGCCTTTGCTGTGGGTAGTTTTATACCAATGCCTGCATGTCGTGTTTTCTCCATGTTTGCTG CATTGGCTGTTCTACTGGATTTCATTTTGCAAGTTACAGCTTTTGTTTCTCTGATAATCTTTGACTTCTTAAGAGCTGAAGATGACAGAGTTGATTGTGTTCCATGTATTAGACTTGCATCAAGCAGCAGCGCAGATGAAG GTATTGTCAAACAGGATCTTGGGTTGCTCACACGCTATATGAAG GATGTCCATGCACCTCTTCTTAGCCTTCAAGGAGTCAAGATTGTTGTAGTTGCTGTATTCTTTGGCTTTGCTTTTGCAAGCATT GCTCTATGTACCCGAGTTCAACCTGGTCTGGAGCAGAAAGTTGTCCTTCCCCGTGATTCATATCTGCAG agttattttgatgatattgCAAAGTATCTCAGAGTGGGACCACCATTATACTTTGTTCTAAAGGACTTCAACTACAG CTTGGAAtcaagaaatacaaaccaaataTGTTCGATCAGCCAGTGTGATCCAAACTCTTTCTTGAATGAG ATTACAAAAGCATCATTGGTGCCATCATCAAGTTATATCGCTAAACCTGCTGCTTCATGGCTAGATGATTTTCTTATTTGGTTATCCCCTGAAGCATTTAGCTGCTGTCGGGAGTTTTTGAATGGGAGCTATTGCCCCCCAGATGATCAG CCTCCTTGTTGCCAACCAAATGATGGATTATGTACAACTGGTGTTGAATGCAAAGACTGTACAACG ATTTGCATGATGGCCGACCATCAACAGTGCAATTCATGGAAAAGCTTCCATGGTTTCTCAGTGCTCTGCCATCTTCTAATTGTGCCAAGGGTGGTAAAGGAGCTTACACAAACAGTGTGA
- the LOC103972124 gene encoding uncharacterized protein LOC103972124 isoform X3 produces MELRRWGFLLLVASSIQFISISFPARGQPSNSQEVRGEGYCSMYGICGQRSDGKVLSCPNRTHSVKPDKVLSSKIQSLCPTISGNVCCSPDQFDILRGQVQQVIPLLVGCPACLRNFLNLFCELVCSPNQSLFTNVTSVKKVNGNRMAVDAIDFYVTHYFGEQLFNSCKDVKFGTMNTRAMDFIGAGAKNYPEWFAYLGHQANSNEPGSPYAITFRSKSNDSSGMMPMNVTAYSCVDSSLGCSCGDCPSSSVCFDSLPPAPHVKQFCSIKIVSLKVKCLDLSLAIGYLFLISAFLLWGFVYRKERTDTLRTKPSINVNEESKLNSDEKQEILCISQISEAPPVVKAQQPVAQRYMSNFFRKYGSFVSKHPTLVLCLSLAVPLLLCLGLIHFEVETRPEKLWVGPGSKTAKEKQFFDSTLAPFYRIEQLILASILDSNGERAPSIVTDKNLKLLFELQKKVDGLRANYSGSMVSLTDICLKPLGRNCATQSVLQYFKMDPQNYDAYGGLDHVQYCFQALAFVITYPVNNELDKKSTEYAKSVAWEKAFIRLMQDELVPMVQPQNLTLSFSSESSIEEELKRESTADVITILVSYLVMFAYISITLGDRCQLSSSFVSSKVLLGLSGVVLVMLSVLGSVGFYSIIGVKSTLIIMEVIPFLVLAVGVDNMCILVHAVKRQPLELVLEERISNALVEVGPSITLASLSEVMAFAVGSFIPMPACRVFSMFAALAVLLDFILQVTAFVSLIIFDFLRAEDDRVDCVPCIRLASSSSADEGIVKQDLGLLTRYMKDVHAPLLSLQGVKIVVVAVFFGFAFASIALCTRVQPGLEQKVVLPRDSYLQSYFDDIAKYLRVGPPLYFVLKDFNYSLESRNTNQICSISQCDPNSFLNEITKASLVPSSSYIAKPAASWLDDFLIWLSPEAFSCCREFLNGSYCPPDDQPPCCQPNDGLCTTGVECKDCTTCFLYSDLHDGRPSTVQFMEKLPWFLSALPSSNCAKGGKGAYTNSVNISGYESGIIQASAFRTYHTPLSKQSDYVNSMKSARDFSSKLSDSLKMEIFPYSVFYIFFEQYLDIWRTALINISIGLDLLIGAVFIVCLILTSSIWITAIILLVLTMIIIDMLGVMAILDIQLNAISVVNLVMSIGIAVEFCVHVMHAFLVNSGDRGSRTKVAVSTMGASVFSGITLTKLVGVIVLRFSKSEVFVVYFFQMYMALILIGFLHGLVFLPVILSICGPPPRSTLDNSD; encoded by the exons ACACACTCTGTGAAG CCAGACAAGGTGCTTTCTTCAAAGATCCAGAGTTTGTGCCCAACAATCAGTGGCAACGTGTGTTGTTCTCCGGATCAGTTTGACATATTACGTGGCCAAGTCCAGCAA GTAATTCCCCTTCTTGTGGGTTGCCCAGCTTGCTTGAGAAACTTTTTGAATCTCTTTTGTGAGCTTGTTTGCTCTCCCAATCAAAGCCTATTTACTAATGTGACATCAGTCAAGAAG GTGAATGGTAATAGGATGGCTGTTGATGCAATAGATTTTTATGTAACTCATTACTTTGGAGAGCAATTATTTAACTCATGCAAGGATGTGAAGTTTGGTACTATGAATACTCGTGCAATGGATTTTATTGGTGCTGGCGCCAAAAATTATCCTG AGTGGTTTGCATATCTTGGTCATCAAGCAAATTCTAATGAACCTGGCTCACCCTATGCAATTACTTTTCGATCAAAGTCTAATGACTCATCTGGAATGATGCCTATGAATGTAACTGCTTATTCATGTGTTGACTCttctttgggctgttcttgtggtgATTGTCCTTCATCTTCTGTATGCTTTGATTCTTTGCCACCAGCTCCACATGTGAAACAATTTTGTTCAATCAAAATTGTTTCTTTAAAG GTCAAATGTTTGGATTTGTCATTAGCAATTGGGTACCTTTTCTTAATTTCTGCTTTTCTACTATGGGGTTTTGTATACAGAAAAGAAAGAACTGATACCTTAAGAACAAAACCTTCAATCAATGTGAATGAAGAGAGCAAGCTCAATTCTGATGAAAAGCAGGAAATTCTTTGCATTTCACAG aTATCTGAAGCACCTCCAGTAGTTAAGGCACAGCAACCTGTTGCTCAACGTTATATGTCAAACTTCTTCAG GAAGTATGGAAGTTTTGTTTCCAAACATCCAACTCTTGTTTTGTGCTTATCATTGGCTGTTCCTCTTCTTCTATGCCTAGGACTTATCCATTTCGAGGTGGAAACTCGTCCTGAGAAG CTATGGGTTGGTCCTGGAAGTAAGACTgcaaaagaaaaacaattttttgaTAGCACCCTTGCTCCTTTCTACAGAATTGAACAG CTTATATTAGCAAGTATTCTGGATTCAAATGGTGAGAGAGCACCAAGTATTGTGACTGACAAAAACCTAAAGTTACTTTTTGAATTACAAAAGAAG gtTGATGGGCTTCGTGCAAATTATTCTGGATCCATGGTTTCCCTAACTGATATCTGCTTGAAGCCACTTGGTAGAAATTGCGCCACTCAGAGTGTTCTGCAG TATTTCAAAATGGATCCCCAAAACTATGATGCATATGGAGGTTTAGACCATGTTCAATACTGTTTTCAG GCCTTGGCTTTTGTAATAACTTATCCCGTGAACAATGAGCTTGATAAAAAAAGCACTGAATATGCAAAGTCTGTTGCCTGGGAGAAGGCTTTCATTCGCTTAATGCAG GATGAGCTTGTACCAATGGTGCAGCCACAGAATCTTACACTTTCTTTTTCATCAGAAAGCTCTATTGAGGAAGAATTAAAAAGAGAAAGTACTGCTGATGTGATAACTATATTG GTGAGCTATCTTGTAATGTTTGCTTACATATCCATCACACTGGGAGACAGATGTCAATTGTCATCTTCCTTTGTTTCTTCTAAG gtgCTTCTTGGCCTGTCTGGAGTAGTTCTGGTTATGCTTTCTGTTCTTGGATCAGTTGGGTTCTATAGTATCATTGGAGTTAAGTCGACACTCATCATAATGGAAGTGATACCTTTTCTTGTTTTGGCT GTTGGAGTGGATAACATGTGTATTCTTGTACATGCTGTTAAACGCCAACCATTAGAGTTGGTTTTAGAAGAACGGATAAGTAATGCACTCGTGGAAGTTGGGCCATCTATCACCCTTGCTAGTTTGTCTGAAGTTATGGCCTTTGCTGTGGGTAGTTTTATACCAATGCCTGCATGTCGTGTTTTCTCCATGTTTGCTG CATTGGCTGTTCTACTGGATTTCATTTTGCAAGTTACAGCTTTTGTTTCTCTGATAATCTTTGACTTCTTAAGAGCTGAAGATGACAGAGTTGATTGTGTTCCATGTATTAGACTTGCATCAAGCAGCAGCGCAGATGAAG GTATTGTCAAACAGGATCTTGGGTTGCTCACACGCTATATGAAG GATGTCCATGCACCTCTTCTTAGCCTTCAAGGAGTCAAGATTGTTGTAGTTGCTGTATTCTTTGGCTTTGCTTTTGCAAGCATT GCTCTATGTACCCGAGTTCAACCTGGTCTGGAGCAGAAAGTTGTCCTTCCCCGTGATTCATATCTGCAG agttattttgatgatattgCAAAGTATCTCAGAGTGGGACCACCATTATACTTTGTTCTAAAGGACTTCAACTACAG CTTGGAAtcaagaaatacaaaccaaataTGTTCGATCAGCCAGTGTGATCCAAACTCTTTCTTGAATGAG ATTACAAAAGCATCATTGGTGCCATCATCAAGTTATATCGCTAAACCTGCTGCTTCATGGCTAGATGATTTTCTTATTTGGTTATCCCCTGAAGCATTTAGCTGCTGTCGGGAGTTTTTGAATGGGAGCTATTGCCCCCCAGATGATCAG CCTCCTTGTTGCCAACCAAATGATGGATTATGTACAACTGGTGTTGAATGCAAAGACTGTACAACG TGCTTCCTCTATTCAGATTTGCATGATGGCCGACCATCAACAGTGCAATTCATGGAAAAGCTTCCATGGTTTCTCAGTGCTCTGCCATCTTCTAATTGTGCCAAGGGTGGTAAAGGAGCTTACACAAACAGTGTGAATATCTCCG GCTATGAGAGTGGTATAATTCAAGCATCAGCTTTCCGTACTTATCATACACCACTTAGTAAACAA AGTGACTATGTGAACTCGATGAAATCTGCACGGGATTTTAGCTCTAAGTTGTCTGATTCACTGAAG ATGGAAATCTTTCCCTATTCAGTGTTCTACATATTTTTTGAGCAATATTTAGATATATGGAGGACCGCTTTGATCAACATCTCAATCGGCCTAG ATTTGTTGATAGGTGCTGTATTTATTGTTTGCCTGATTCTCACTAGCAG CATATGGATCACAGCGATAATATTATTGGTCTTGACAAtgattattattgatatgctg GGAGTCATGGCTATCCTGGACATTCAATTGAATGCAATTTCTGTTGTAAACCTTGTGATGTCAATAGGAATTGCTGTCGAGTTTTGTGTTCACGTAATGCATGCCTTCTTG GTAAACAGTGGGGATAGAGGATCTCGAACCAAAGTGGCTGTGTCTACCATGGGTGCTTCAGTATTCAG TGGGATTACCCTTACGAAGCTAGTCGGAGTTATTGTCTTGCGTTTCTCAAAATCTGAAGTTTTTGTG GTTTACTTCTTCCAAATGTATATGGCATTGATCCTCATCGGATTCTTGCATGGACTAGTGTTTCTCCCG GTGATCTTGAGCATCTGTGGTCCTCCTCCAAGGTCTACGTTGGACAACTCAGACTAG
- the LOC103972124 gene encoding uncharacterized protein LOC103972124 isoform X4: protein MELRRWGFLLLVASSIQFISISFPARGQPSNSQEVRGEGYCSMYGICGQRSDGKVLSCPNRTHSVKPDKVLSSKIQSLCPTISGNVCCSPDQFDILRGQVQQVIPLLVGCPACLRNFLNLFCELVCSPNQSLFTNVTSVKKVNGNRMAVDAIDFYVTHYFGEQLFNSCKDVKFGTMNTRAMDFIGAGAKNYPEWFAYLGHQANSNEPGSPYAITFRSKSNDSSGMMPMNVTAYSCVDSSLGCSCGDCPSSSVCFDSLPPAPHVKQFCSIKIVSLKVKCLDLSLAIGYLFLISAFLLWGFVYRKERTDTLRTKPSINVNEESKLNSDEKQEILCISQISEAPPVVKAQQPVAQRYMSNFFRKYGSFVSKHPTLVLCLSLAVPLLLCLGLIHFEVETRPEKLWVGPGSKTAKEKQFFDSTLAPFYRIEQLILASILDSNGERAPSIVTDKNLKLLFELQKKVDGLRANYSGSMVSLTDICLKPLGRNCATQSVLQYFKMDPQNYDAYGGLDHVQYCFQHFSSAEKCLSEFQAPLDPSTALGGFSGSNYSEALAFVITYPVNNELDKKSTEYAKSVAWEKAFIRLMQDELVPMVQPQNLTLSFSSESSIEEELKRESTADVITILVSYLVMFAYISITLGDRCQLSSSFVSSKVGVDNMCILVHAVKRQPLELVLEERISNALVEVGPSITLASLSEVMAFAVGSFIPMPACRVFSMFAALAVLLDFILQVTAFVSLIIFDFLRAEDDRVDCVPCIRLASSSSADEGIVKQDLGLLTRYMKDVHAPLLSLQGVKIVVVAVFFGFAFASIALCTRVQPGLEQKVVLPRDSYLQSYFDDIAKYLRVGPPLYFVLKDFNYSLESRNTNQICSISQCDPNSFLNEITKASLVPSSSYIAKPAASWLDDFLIWLSPEAFSCCREFLNGSYCPPDDQPPCCQPNDGLCTTGVECKDCTTCFLYSDLHDGRPSTVQFMEKLPWFLSALPSSNCAKGGKGAYTNSVNISGYESGIIQASAFRTYHTPLSKQSDYVNSMKSARDFSSKLSDSLKMEIFPYSVFYIFFEQYLDIWRTALINISIGLDLLIGAVFIVCLILTSSIWITAIILLVLTMIIIDMLGVMAILDIQLNAISVVNLVMSIGIAVEFCVHVMHAFLVNSGDRGSRTKVAVSTMGASVFSGITLTKLVGVIVLRFSKSEVFVVYFFQMYMALILIGFLHGLVFLPVILSICGPPPRSTLDNSD, encoded by the exons ACACACTCTGTGAAG CCAGACAAGGTGCTTTCTTCAAAGATCCAGAGTTTGTGCCCAACAATCAGTGGCAACGTGTGTTGTTCTCCGGATCAGTTTGACATATTACGTGGCCAAGTCCAGCAA GTAATTCCCCTTCTTGTGGGTTGCCCAGCTTGCTTGAGAAACTTTTTGAATCTCTTTTGTGAGCTTGTTTGCTCTCCCAATCAAAGCCTATTTACTAATGTGACATCAGTCAAGAAG GTGAATGGTAATAGGATGGCTGTTGATGCAATAGATTTTTATGTAACTCATTACTTTGGAGAGCAATTATTTAACTCATGCAAGGATGTGAAGTTTGGTACTATGAATACTCGTGCAATGGATTTTATTGGTGCTGGCGCCAAAAATTATCCTG AGTGGTTTGCATATCTTGGTCATCAAGCAAATTCTAATGAACCTGGCTCACCCTATGCAATTACTTTTCGATCAAAGTCTAATGACTCATCTGGAATGATGCCTATGAATGTAACTGCTTATTCATGTGTTGACTCttctttgggctgttcttgtggtgATTGTCCTTCATCTTCTGTATGCTTTGATTCTTTGCCACCAGCTCCACATGTGAAACAATTTTGTTCAATCAAAATTGTTTCTTTAAAG GTCAAATGTTTGGATTTGTCATTAGCAATTGGGTACCTTTTCTTAATTTCTGCTTTTCTACTATGGGGTTTTGTATACAGAAAAGAAAGAACTGATACCTTAAGAACAAAACCTTCAATCAATGTGAATGAAGAGAGCAAGCTCAATTCTGATGAAAAGCAGGAAATTCTTTGCATTTCACAG aTATCTGAAGCACCTCCAGTAGTTAAGGCACAGCAACCTGTTGCTCAACGTTATATGTCAAACTTCTTCAG GAAGTATGGAAGTTTTGTTTCCAAACATCCAACTCTTGTTTTGTGCTTATCATTGGCTGTTCCTCTTCTTCTATGCCTAGGACTTATCCATTTCGAGGTGGAAACTCGTCCTGAGAAG CTATGGGTTGGTCCTGGAAGTAAGACTgcaaaagaaaaacaattttttgaTAGCACCCTTGCTCCTTTCTACAGAATTGAACAG CTTATATTAGCAAGTATTCTGGATTCAAATGGTGAGAGAGCACCAAGTATTGTGACTGACAAAAACCTAAAGTTACTTTTTGAATTACAAAAGAAG gtTGATGGGCTTCGTGCAAATTATTCTGGATCCATGGTTTCCCTAACTGATATCTGCTTGAAGCCACTTGGTAGAAATTGCGCCACTCAGAGTGTTCTGCAG TATTTCAAAATGGATCCCCAAAACTATGATGCATATGGAGGTTTAGACCATGTTCAATACTGTTTTCAG CATTTCTCTTCTGCCGAAAAATGCTTGAGTGAGTTTCAAGCTCCTCTTGATCCCAGCACAGCATTAGGGGGATTTTCAGGAAGTAATTACTCAGAG GCCTTGGCTTTTGTAATAACTTATCCCGTGAACAATGAGCTTGATAAAAAAAGCACTGAATATGCAAAGTCTGTTGCCTGGGAGAAGGCTTTCATTCGCTTAATGCAG GATGAGCTTGTACCAATGGTGCAGCCACAGAATCTTACACTTTCTTTTTCATCAGAAAGCTCTATTGAGGAAGAATTAAAAAGAGAAAGTACTGCTGATGTGATAACTATATTG GTGAGCTATCTTGTAATGTTTGCTTACATATCCATCACACTGGGAGACAGATGTCAATTGTCATCTTCCTTTGTTTCTTCTAAG GTTGGAGTGGATAACATGTGTATTCTTGTACATGCTGTTAAACGCCAACCATTAGAGTTGGTTTTAGAAGAACGGATAAGTAATGCACTCGTGGAAGTTGGGCCATCTATCACCCTTGCTAGTTTGTCTGAAGTTATGGCCTTTGCTGTGGGTAGTTTTATACCAATGCCTGCATGTCGTGTTTTCTCCATGTTTGCTG CATTGGCTGTTCTACTGGATTTCATTTTGCAAGTTACAGCTTTTGTTTCTCTGATAATCTTTGACTTCTTAAGAGCTGAAGATGACAGAGTTGATTGTGTTCCATGTATTAGACTTGCATCAAGCAGCAGCGCAGATGAAG GTATTGTCAAACAGGATCTTGGGTTGCTCACACGCTATATGAAG GATGTCCATGCACCTCTTCTTAGCCTTCAAGGAGTCAAGATTGTTGTAGTTGCTGTATTCTTTGGCTTTGCTTTTGCAAGCATT GCTCTATGTACCCGAGTTCAACCTGGTCTGGAGCAGAAAGTTGTCCTTCCCCGTGATTCATATCTGCAG agttattttgatgatattgCAAAGTATCTCAGAGTGGGACCACCATTATACTTTGTTCTAAAGGACTTCAACTACAG CTTGGAAtcaagaaatacaaaccaaataTGTTCGATCAGCCAGTGTGATCCAAACTCTTTCTTGAATGAG ATTACAAAAGCATCATTGGTGCCATCATCAAGTTATATCGCTAAACCTGCTGCTTCATGGCTAGATGATTTTCTTATTTGGTTATCCCCTGAAGCATTTAGCTGCTGTCGGGAGTTTTTGAATGGGAGCTATTGCCCCCCAGATGATCAG CCTCCTTGTTGCCAACCAAATGATGGATTATGTACAACTGGTGTTGAATGCAAAGACTGTACAACG TGCTTCCTCTATTCAGATTTGCATGATGGCCGACCATCAACAGTGCAATTCATGGAAAAGCTTCCATGGTTTCTCAGTGCTCTGCCATCTTCTAATTGTGCCAAGGGTGGTAAAGGAGCTTACACAAACAGTGTGAATATCTCCG GCTATGAGAGTGGTATAATTCAAGCATCAGCTTTCCGTACTTATCATACACCACTTAGTAAACAA AGTGACTATGTGAACTCGATGAAATCTGCACGGGATTTTAGCTCTAAGTTGTCTGATTCACTGAAG ATGGAAATCTTTCCCTATTCAGTGTTCTACATATTTTTTGAGCAATATTTAGATATATGGAGGACCGCTTTGATCAACATCTCAATCGGCCTAG ATTTGTTGATAGGTGCTGTATTTATTGTTTGCCTGATTCTCACTAGCAG CATATGGATCACAGCGATAATATTATTGGTCTTGACAAtgattattattgatatgctg GGAGTCATGGCTATCCTGGACATTCAATTGAATGCAATTTCTGTTGTAAACCTTGTGATGTCAATAGGAATTGCTGTCGAGTTTTGTGTTCACGTAATGCATGCCTTCTTG GTAAACAGTGGGGATAGAGGATCTCGAACCAAAGTGGCTGTGTCTACCATGGGTGCTTCAGTATTCAG TGGGATTACCCTTACGAAGCTAGTCGGAGTTATTGTCTTGCGTTTCTCAAAATCTGAAGTTTTTGTG GTTTACTTCTTCCAAATGTATATGGCATTGATCCTCATCGGATTCTTGCATGGACTAGTGTTTCTCCCG GTGATCTTGAGCATCTGTGGTCCTCCTCCAAGGTCTACGTTGGACAACTCAGACTAG